A genomic window from Pannonibacter sp. XCT-53 includes:
- a CDS encoding peptidoglycan -binding protein, with amino-acid sequence MASSRGRRRIQEMDYWPSFVDALTTLLLVLIFLLSIFMVAQFFLSQQLSGRDSVLNRLNAQISELTELLALERASSAELETTIATLQDSIGDLTADRDRLSGLLEAREGAAASAGGQVATLEGQLDEERQISQRAMAQVELLNQQIAALRRQLAAANAALEASETKEQESQAKIASLGRRLNAALVQRVQELNRYRSDFFGRLREILSQRSDIRVVGDRFVFQSEVLFPSGSEEINPSGREELDKLAAAILELESQIPSEINWVLRVDGHTDAVPLSGTGRLRNNWELSAARAISVVRYLIEKGVSPRRLVAAGFGEFQPLEPGDTPEVNARNRRIELKLTER; translated from the coding sequence ATGGCCTCGTCGCGCGGGCGCCGGCGCATCCAGGAAATGGACTACTGGCCGAGCTTCGTGGACGCCCTGACCACGCTGCTGCTGGTGCTCATCTTCCTTCTGTCCATCTTCATGGTGGCGCAGTTCTTCCTGAGCCAGCAGCTCTCCGGCCGTGATTCCGTCCTGAACCGTCTCAATGCCCAGATCAGCGAGCTGACCGAGCTCCTGGCGCTGGAACGGGCCTCCTCGGCGGAGCTTGAGACCACGATCGCCACCCTGCAGGACTCCATCGGCGACCTCACTGCGGACCGCGACCGGCTGTCCGGTCTTCTGGAGGCCCGCGAGGGGGCAGCCGCCAGCGCCGGCGGGCAAGTGGCGACACTCGAAGGCCAGCTCGACGAGGAGCGCCAGATCAGCCAGCGGGCGATGGCGCAGGTGGAGCTTCTCAACCAGCAGATCGCTGCGCTCCGGCGCCAGCTGGCTGCCGCCAATGCGGCGCTTGAAGCCTCCGAGACCAAGGAGCAGGAGAGCCAGGCCAAGATCGCAAGCCTCGGGCGCCGGCTCAACGCCGCGCTGGTGCAGCGCGTGCAGGAGCTTAACCGTTACCGGTCGGACTTCTTCGGCCGGCTGCGCGAGATCCTGTCGCAACGGTCTGACATCCGCGTCGTCGGCGACCGGTTCGTCTTCCAGTCAGAAGTGCTGTTTCCCTCCGGCTCGGAAGAGATCAACCCCAGCGGCCGGGAGGAGCTGGACAAGCTTGCGGCTGCGATCCTCGAGCTGGAAAGCCAGATCCCCTCGGAGATCAACTGGGTGCTGCGCGTCGACGGACACACCGACGCCGTGCCGCTGTCGGGCACCGGTCGCCTGCGCAACAACTGGGAGCTTTCCGCCGCCCGTGCCATTTCGGTCGTGCGCTATCTGATCGAGAAGGGCGTGAGCCCCCGCAGGCTGGTGGCCGCCGGCTTTGGCGAGTTCCAGCCGCTCGAGCCGGGCGACACGCCGGAGGTCAACGCCCGCAACCGCCGCATCGAGCTGAAGCTGACCGAACGCTGA
- the gap gene encoding type I glyceraldehyde-3-phosphate dehydrogenase gives MVTKVSINGFGRIGRNVLRAIVESGRTDIEVVHINDLGPVETNAHLLRHDSVHGKFPASVTVEGDSIRINGGKPIKVTAIRDPKDLPHGELGVDVAMECTGIFTDKPKAEIHLAAGAKRVLVSAPSNGADKTIVFGVNHDALTAADLVVSNASCTTNCLAPVAYVLNAAIGIEKGFMTTIHSYTGDQPTLDTMHKDLYRARAAAMSMIPTSTGAAKAVGLVLPELNGKLDGVSVRVPTPNVSVVDFKFIAKRATTVEEINSAIRDAANGRLKGILGFTDEPLVSIDFNHDSHSSIFHMDQTKVMDGTLVRVMSWYDNEWGFSNRMSDTAVALAKHI, from the coding sequence ATGGTGACGAAGGTTTCTATCAATGGTTTTGGCCGCATCGGCCGCAACGTGCTCCGCGCGATCGTCGAGTCCGGCCGGACCGACATCGAGGTGGTGCACATCAATGACCTGGGCCCGGTTGAGACCAATGCGCACCTGCTGCGTCATGACTCGGTTCACGGCAAGTTCCCGGCGTCGGTGACTGTCGAGGGTGACAGCATCCGCATCAACGGCGGCAAGCCGATCAAGGTGACCGCGATCCGCGACCCGAAGGACCTGCCGCACGGCGAGCTCGGCGTTGACGTGGCCATGGAATGCACCGGCATCTTCACCGACAAGCCGAAGGCCGAGATCCATCTGGCCGCCGGCGCCAAGCGCGTGCTCGTCTCCGCTCCGTCGAACGGGGCCGACAAGACCATCGTGTTCGGTGTCAACCACGATGCGCTGACCGCAGCCGACCTGGTCGTGTCCAACGCCTCCTGCACCACCAACTGCCTTGCCCCGGTGGCCTATGTCCTCAATGCCGCAATCGGCATCGAGAAGGGCTTCATGACCACCATCCACTCCTACACCGGTGACCAGCCGACCCTGGACACCATGCACAAGGACCTGTACCGCGCCCGCGCTGCCGCGATGTCGATGATCCCGACCTCGACCGGTGCCGCCAAGGCCGTGGGCCTCGTCCTGCCGGAGCTGAACGGCAAGCTGGACGGCGTGTCCGTGCGCGTTCCGACCCCGAACGTCTCGGTCGTGGACTTCAAGTTCATCGCCAAGCGCGCCACCACGGTCGAAGAGATCAACAGCGCCATCCGCGATGCCGCCAATGGCCGCCTGAAGGGCATCCTCGGCTTCACCGACGAGCCGCTGGTCTCCATCGACTTCAACCACGACAGCCACTCGTCCATCTTCCACATGGACCAGACCAAGGTCATGGACGGCACCCTGGTGCGCGTCATGAGCTGGTACGACAACGAGTGGGGCTTCTCCAACCGCATGTCCGACACTGCGGTGGCGCTGGCCAAGCACATCTGA
- a CDS encoding tetratricopeptide repeat protein, producing the protein MRLAFAQAAARLRPLPLWTDPVSRALPAALALGLLAGTALTAVAQTPVPVPAPAPAQTQDQAPAAPPAQTEPPAASPAPGSTAPATPAPTADPGAAAAGAGTAPAGAAEGAQPAPADAAAQPVVVEIPILPNVIAAGPPLMEPGEPVTADFAYGVFQRGLYLTALAVAMPLAEQGDKAAQTLVGVMHETGLGITQDKKKAAEWYQLAAAAGDTGAAYRLGQMYLTGDGVAVDKKRAADLFEAAAAAGNPAAMYNLAILFQAGEGRPYNETEANRLLQQAADLEDVEAQYALGLQFLEGNETVRDPIKGANWLGRAARRGHVSAQVYYGILRFQGRGVEPDEREAADWFERAAIAGNPVGMNRLARIYAFGRGRDVDPVEATAWHYVARALGLSDLELDGYVGSLDKETVDKAMKRAEELSASLIPKPHDPSAAAP; encoded by the coding sequence ATGCGTCTGGCGTTTGCGCAAGCGGCAGCCCGTCTGCGGCCCCTCCCGCTGTGGACTGACCCGGTCTCGCGGGCACTGCCCGCCGCCCTCGCCCTCGGCCTGCTGGCGGGCACGGCCCTGACCGCTGTTGCGCAAACGCCCGTGCCCGTTCCGGCCCCTGCGCCCGCCCAGACGCAGGATCAGGCTCCGGCAGCTCCCCCGGCCCAGACAGAACCGCCTGCGGCCAGCCCCGCGCCCGGCAGCACAGCCCCCGCGACGCCGGCACCGACCGCTGATCCTGGCGCAGCCGCTGCGGGCGCCGGAACGGCTCCGGCCGGAGCCGCCGAAGGCGCGCAACCCGCCCCGGCCGATGCCGCGGCGCAGCCGGTCGTGGTCGAGATCCCGATCCTGCCGAACGTGATCGCGGCCGGACCGCCGCTGATGGAGCCGGGCGAGCCCGTTACGGCCGATTTCGCCTATGGCGTGTTCCAGCGCGGCCTCTACCTGACCGCCCTCGCGGTGGCGATGCCGCTGGCCGAACAGGGGGACAAGGCCGCGCAGACCCTCGTCGGCGTCATGCACGAGACCGGGCTTGGCATCACGCAGGACAAGAAGAAGGCGGCCGAGTGGTATCAGCTGGCGGCGGCTGCCGGCGACACCGGCGCCGCCTATCGTCTCGGCCAGATGTACCTGACCGGCGATGGCGTCGCCGTCGACAAGAAGCGGGCGGCGGATCTCTTCGAGGCCGCGGCCGCGGCCGGAAATCCGGCGGCCATGTACAATCTCGCCATCCTGTTCCAGGCCGGGGAAGGCCGGCCCTACAACGAGACCGAGGCCAACCGCCTGCTGCAGCAGGCTGCCGACCTGGAGGACGTGGAGGCGCAATATGCCCTCGGCCTGCAGTTCCTCGAAGGCAACGAGACCGTTCGCGATCCGATCAAGGGCGCCAACTGGCTCGGACGGGCGGCGCGGCGCGGGCATGTCTCCGCCCAGGTCTATTATGGCATCCTGCGGTTCCAGGGCCGGGGCGTGGAGCCGGACGAGAGGGAGGCCGCCGACTGGTTCGAGCGGGCCGCCATCGCCGGCAACCCGGTCGGCATGAACCGTCTGGCGCGGATCTATGCCTTCGGGCGCGGTCGGGACGTGGATCCGGTGGAGGCAACCGCCTGGCATTATGTGGCCCGCGCCCTTGGCCTGTCCGACCTGGAACTCGACGGCTACGTCGGCTCGCTCGACAAGGAAACGGTCGACAAGGCGATGAAGCGGGCGGAAGAGCTGAGTGCCTCGCTCATCCCCAAACCGCATGATCCATCCGCCGCAGCACCGTAA
- the fba gene encoding class II fructose-bisphosphate aldolase (catalyzes the reversible aldol condensation of dihydroxyacetonephosphate and glyceraldehyde 3-phosphate in the Calvin cycle, glycolysis, and/or gluconeogenesis) — protein MARITLRQLLDHAAEHDYGVPAFNINNMEQALSIMEAADATDSPVIIQASRGARSYAHDVMLKHMMDAVTEIYPHIPVCVHLDHGNEPATCMTAIQAGFTSVMMDGSLKADGKTPADWAYNVGVTRTVTEMAHLGGISVEGELGVLGSLESGQGEAEDGHGAEGQLSHDQLLTDPDEAVKFVRETKVDALAIAMGTSHGAYKFTRKPDGAILAMHVIEEIHRRLPDTHLVMHGSSSVPQDLQDIINQYGGKMPQTWGVPIEEIQRGIKNGVRKINIDTDNRMAMTGQIRKILAENPGEFDPRKYLKPARDAMTKLCKLRLEAFNTAGQASKIKKVLTLSEMAARYKSGALDAKIA, from the coding sequence ATGGCACGTATTACGCTTCGCCAGCTGCTCGATCATGCGGCCGAGCATGACTATGGTGTACCGGCCTTCAACATCAATAACATGGAACAGGCCCTTTCCATCATGGAAGCGGCGGATGCGACGGACTCGCCGGTCATCATCCAGGCCTCGCGCGGCGCCCGCTCCTACGCCCATGACGTGATGCTGAAGCACATGATGGATGCCGTCACCGAGATCTACCCGCATATCCCGGTCTGCGTGCACCTCGACCACGGCAACGAGCCGGCGACCTGCATGACCGCGATCCAGGCCGGCTTCACCTCGGTGATGATGGACGGCTCGCTGAAGGCCGACGGCAAGACCCCGGCCGACTGGGCCTACAATGTCGGCGTGACCAGGACCGTCACCGAGATGGCGCATCTCGGCGGCATTTCCGTGGAAGGCGAACTCGGCGTGCTGGGCAGCCTCGAGAGCGGCCAGGGCGAGGCCGAGGACGGCCACGGCGCCGAGGGCCAGCTGAGCCACGACCAGCTGCTCACGGACCCGGACGAGGCGGTGAAGTTCGTGCGCGAGACCAAGGTGGACGCGCTGGCCATCGCCATGGGCACCAGCCACGGCGCCTACAAGTTCACCCGCAAGCCGGACGGCGCGATCCTTGCCATGCATGTGATCGAGGAAATCCACCGCCGCCTGCCGGACACCCACCTGGTCATGCACGGTTCCTCCTCGGTGCCGCAGGACCTGCAGGACATCATTAACCAGTACGGCGGCAAGATGCCCCAGACCTGGGGCGTGCCGATCGAGGAAATCCAGCGCGGCATCAAGAACGGCGTGCGCAAGATCAACATCGACACCGACAACCGTATGGCGATGACCGGCCAGATCCGCAAGATCCTGGCCGAGAACCCGGGCGAGTTCGATCCGCGCAAGTATCTGAAGCCGGCCCGCGATGCCATGACCAAGCTGTGCAAGCTGCGCCTCGAGGCCTTCAACACCGCCGGCCAGGCTTCCAAGATCAAGAAGGTCCTGACCCTCTCGGAAATGGCCGCCCGCTACAAGAGCGGCGCGCTCGACGCCAAGATCGCGTAA
- the tkt gene encoding transketolase: MTDLDKHHRMANAIRFLAMDAVEKAKSGHPGLPMGAADIATVLFTQVLKFDPTAPHWADRDRFVLSAGHGSMLLYSVLYLLGYEDFSLDQLKNFRQIGARTAGHPEFGHGAGIETTTGPLGQGLANAVGMAIAEKLQAARFGEALVDHYTYVLAGDGCLMEGISQEALTLAGHLKLNKLIVIWDDNGISIDGKIDVTDSTDQIARFEASQWNTIRVDGHDPVALAAAFRKAQESERPTLIAAKTVIGFGSPTKAGTAKVHGSPLGADEIAATRKALNWPHEPFEIPSDVLDAWRIAGLRSAHAHKDWEKRFAAADAETRAEFERRNRGDLPAALKPALAAYKQKLAEERPTLATRQASEHVLNVINEVVPETIGGSADLTGSNNTKTAQTKPVTPDDFSGRYIHWGIREHGMAAAMNGMALHGGMIPYSGTFLVFADYCRPSLRLAALMEQRVIHVMTHDSIGLGEDGPTHQPVEHYASLRAIPNLHFFRPADVTETLECWQLALGAKKTPSVLALTRQGLAAQRKTYVEENLCARGAYVLADTDETADVTIFASGSEVEIAMDARAKLEAEGVSARVVSVPCFELFEAQSADYQADVIGTSKVRIAVETGIRMGWDRFIGTDGVFIGMSGFGASGPYKELYAHFGITADAVVAAAKKRLA; this comes from the coding sequence ATGACCGATCTCGATAAGCACCACCGGATGGCCAACGCGATCCGTTTCCTTGCCATGGATGCGGTGGAAAAGGCCAAGTCTGGCCACCCGGGCCTGCCGATGGGTGCAGCCGACATCGCCACGGTGCTGTTCACCCAGGTGCTGAAGTTCGACCCGACCGCCCCGCACTGGGCCGACCGCGACCGCTTCGTCCTGTCGGCCGGTCACGGCTCGATGCTGCTGTATTCGGTGCTCTACCTGCTCGGCTACGAGGACTTCTCCCTCGACCAGCTCAAGAATTTCCGCCAGATCGGTGCCCGCACCGCCGGTCACCCCGAATTCGGCCACGGTGCCGGCATCGAGACGACCACCGGCCCCCTCGGCCAGGGTCTGGCCAATGCCGTCGGCATGGCCATTGCCGAAAAGCTGCAGGCTGCCCGCTTCGGTGAGGCGCTGGTCGACCATTACACCTACGTCCTCGCCGGTGACGGCTGCCTGATGGAAGGCATCAGCCAGGAAGCCCTGACGCTGGCCGGTCACCTGAAGCTGAACAAGCTGATCGTGATCTGGGACGACAACGGCATCTCCATCGACGGCAAGATCGATGTGACCGATTCCACCGACCAGATCGCCCGCTTCGAGGCCTCGCAGTGGAACACCATCCGCGTTGACGGCCATGACCCGGTCGCCCTCGCCGCTGCCTTCCGCAAGGCGCAGGAGAGCGAGCGCCCGACCCTGATCGCCGCCAAGACCGTGATCGGGTTCGGCTCGCCGACCAAGGCCGGCACCGCCAAGGTGCACGGTTCGCCGCTCGGCGCCGACGAGATCGCAGCCACGCGCAAGGCCCTGAACTGGCCGCACGAGCCGTTCGAGATCCCGAGCGACGTCCTTGACGCCTGGCGCATCGCCGGCCTGCGCTCCGCCCATGCCCACAAGGACTGGGAAAAGCGCTTTGCCGCGGCTGACGCCGAGACCCGCGCCGAGTTCGAGCGCCGCAACCGCGGTGACCTGCCGGCGGCCCTGAAGCCGGCGCTGGCTGCCTACAAGCAGAAGCTCGCCGAGGAGCGCCCGACACTGGCGACCCGTCAGGCCTCCGAGCACGTGCTGAACGTCATCAACGAGGTGGTGCCGGAGACCATCGGCGGCTCGGCCGACCTGACCGGGTCCAACAACACCAAGACGGCCCAGACCAAGCCGGTCACCCCGGATGATTTCTCCGGCCGCTACATCCACTGGGGCATCCGCGAACACGGCATGGCCGCCGCGATGAACGGCATGGCGCTGCATGGCGGCATGATCCCCTACTCCGGCACCTTCCTGGTGTTCGCCGACTACTGCCGCCCGTCGCTGCGCCTCGCGGCCCTGATGGAACAGCGCGTCATCCACGTCATGACGCATGACTCCATCGGCCTTGGCGAAGATGGGCCGACGCATCAGCCGGTCGAGCACTACGCCTCGCTGCGCGCCATCCCGAACCTTCACTTCTTCCGTCCGGCCGACGTGACCGAGACGCTGGAGTGCTGGCAGCTGGCCCTCGGCGCGAAGAAGACCCCGTCGGTTCTGGCCCTGACCCGTCAGGGTCTGGCGGCCCAGCGCAAGACCTATGTCGAGGAAAACCTCTGTGCCCGCGGTGCCTACGTGCTCGCCGACACGGACGAGACCGCAGACGTCACGATCTTCGCCTCCGGCTCGGAAGTCGAGATCGCGATGGACGCCCGCGCCAAGCTGGAAGCCGAGGGCGTTTCCGCCCGCGTCGTGTCCGTGCCGTGCTTCGAGCTGTTCGAGGCCCAGTCGGCCGACTACCAGGCCGACGTGATCGGCACCTCGAAGGTCCGGATTGCGGTCGAGACCGGCATCCGCATGGGCTGGGACCGCTTCATCGGCACCGATGGCGTGTTCATCGGCATGAGCGGCTTCGGTGCCTCCGGCCCGTACAAGGAGCTTTACGCCCACTTCGGCATCACCGCCGATGCCGTGGTTGCGGCTGCGAAGAAGCGCCTGGCCTGA
- a CDS encoding thiamine phosphate synthase yields the protein MNRPRLYLVTPPTLDVAEFLPRLDEALGGGDVACVLIYQPDATSRDLQETAARLVPVIQKAGAAALVYRDTQVAGRTGADGAHVDTGFDDIKLALDSLQPARIVGAGGTKLKHEEMEIAEAGVDYLLFGRLDLEEQAAAHPKTLERAQWWAELFSTPCVALGGNDLSTLDETAATGSDFVALKDAVWHHPDGPAAAVRAANLILDQHPFEEES from the coding sequence GTGAATCGCCCGCGCCTTTACCTTGTCACTCCGCCCACCCTCGACGTCGCCGAATTCCTGCCCCGCCTCGATGAGGCCCTCGGCGGCGGAGATGTGGCCTGCGTGCTCATCTACCAGCCGGACGCCACCAGCCGCGACCTGCAGGAAACGGCGGCCAGGCTGGTGCCGGTGATCCAGAAGGCAGGCGCGGCCGCCCTCGTCTACCGCGACACCCAGGTCGCCGGGCGCACCGGGGCGGACGGCGCCCACGTGGACACCGGCTTCGACGACATCAAGCTGGCGCTGGACAGCCTGCAGCCGGCCCGCATTGTCGGGGCCGGTGGGACCAAGCTGAAGCATGAGGAAATGGAGATCGCCGAAGCCGGCGTCGACTACCTCCTGTTCGGCCGTCTCGATCTTGAGGAACAGGCCGCAGCGCACCCCAAGACGCTCGAGCGGGCGCAGTGGTGGGCGGAACTGTTCTCCACCCCTTGCGTCGCCCTCGGTGGCAATGACCTGTCCACGCTCGACGAGACCGCCGCAACGGGATCGGACTTCGTTGCCCTGAAGGATGCCGTCTGGCACCATCCCGACGGACCGGCTGCAGCCGTGCGGGCAGCCAACCTGATTCTCGACCAGCACCCCTTTGAAGAGGAAAGCTGA
- the efp gene encoding elongation factor P, whose translation MKINGNEIKPGNVLQHQETLWAVVKVDHVKPGKGGAFAQVEMKNLIDGRKLNERFRSEDKVERVRLEQKDFQFLFVQEDMLIFMDTETYEQLELQKDFVGERAAFLQDGMMVTVEMHEDRPIGINLPQFVTLSITEADAVVKGQTQSSSYKPAMLENGVRVLVPPFITAGEKIIVDTTTVEYVRRAD comes from the coding sequence ATGAAGATCAACGGTAACGAGATCAAGCCCGGCAACGTTCTGCAGCACCAGGAAACGCTGTGGGCTGTGGTCAAGGTGGACCACGTCAAGCCCGGCAAGGGTGGCGCGTTCGCCCAGGTCGAAATGAAGAACCTCATCGACGGCCGCAAGCTCAACGAGCGCTTCCGCTCGGAAGACAAGGTCGAGCGCGTGCGCCTCGAGCAGAAGGACTTCCAGTTCCTGTTCGTGCAGGAAGACATGCTGATCTTCATGGACACCGAGACCTACGAGCAGCTCGAGCTGCAGAAGGATTTCGTTGGCGAGCGCGCTGCCTTCCTGCAGGACGGCATGATGGTCACCGTGGAAATGCACGAAGACCGTCCGATCGGCATCAACCTGCCGCAGTTCGTCACGCTGTCGATCACCGAGGCTGATGCCGTCGTGAAGGGCCAGACGCAGTCGTCGTCCTACAAGCCGGCCATGCTCGAGAACGGCGTGCGCGTGCTTGTGCCGCCGTTCATCACCGCCGGCGAGAAGATCATCGTCGACACCACCACCGTGGAATACGTGCGCCGCGCCGACTGA
- a CDS encoding inositol monophosphatase family protein — protein sequence MARTALLNVMVQAAMKAGRALVRDFGEVENLQVSRKGPSDFVSAADRRAEEIIRAELSKARPAFGFLMEEGGEIPAEDGQHRWIVDPLDGTTNFLHGIPLFAISIALERQGQIVAGVIFNPVMDELYTCERGRGVFLNDRRLRVANRNALPDCLIGTGLPFLGKGDHGRALKELRHVMPEVAGIRRCGAAALDLAFVAAGRLDGFWEHSLNPWDIAAGLLMVREAGGFVSDINGKDTMLETGSIVAGNEFVRAQLLKLLKNAAE from the coding sequence ATGGCGCGTACAGCTCTCCTCAACGTGATGGTCCAGGCAGCGATGAAGGCTGGCCGCGCCCTCGTGCGCGATTTCGGCGAGGTCGAGAACCTGCAGGTCTCGCGCAAGGGCCCGAGCGACTTCGTGTCGGCGGCAGACCGTCGCGCCGAGGAGATCATCCGCGCCGAGCTGAGCAAGGCCCGACCGGCCTTCGGCTTCCTGATGGAAGAAGGCGGCGAGATCCCGGCCGAGGACGGCCAGCACCGTTGGATCGTCGATCCGCTCGACGGCACCACCAACTTCCTGCATGGCATTCCGCTCTTCGCCATCTCCATCGCGCTCGAGCGCCAGGGTCAGATCGTTGCCGGTGTCATCTTCAACCCGGTCATGGACGAGCTCTACACCTGCGAGCGCGGGCGGGGCGTGTTCCTGAATGACCGCCGGCTGCGCGTCGCCAACCGCAATGCCCTGCCGGACTGCCTGATCGGCACCGGCCTGCCCTTCCTTGGCAAGGGCGACCACGGCCGCGCGCTCAAGGAGCTGCGCCACGTGATGCCGGAAGTGGCGGGCATCCGCCGCTGCGGCGCCGCAGCGCTCGATCTGGCCTTCGTGGCGGCCGGTCGCCTGGACGGCTTCTGGGAACACAGCCTCAACCCGTGGGACATCGCGGCCGGTCTGCTGATGGTGCGCGAGGCCGGCGGCTTCGTCAGCGACATCAATGGCAAGGACACGATGCTGGAGACCGGCTCCATCGTCGCCGGCAACGAGTTCGTGCGTGCGCAGCTTCTGAAGCTGCTGAAGAACGCGGCCGAGTAA
- a CDS encoding phosphoglycerate kinase, whose protein sequence is MSFKTIDDIKDPAGKRVLVRVDLNVPMKDGKITDDTRIRAVAPTIRDLSGLGAKVILLAHFGRPNGEVVADMSLAPVAPAVAAVVGRPVAFASDCIGAAAADAVAKLGNGDILLLENTRFHKAEEKNGADFVKALAENGDIYVNDAFSAAHRAHASTEGLAHHLPAYAGRSMQAELTALGAALGQPKRPVLAVVGGAKVSSKIDLLENLVGKVDLLVIGGGMANTFLAAKGVNVGKSLCEHDLADTARKIMAAAEKAGCEIVLPVDAVVAREFKAGAANETVGLDAIPADAMMLDVGAASIETVKTRIDGAATLVWNGPLGAFEIEPFDRATVAAARHAAARTKDGKLLSVAGGGDTVAALNHAGAAGDFSYVSTAGGAFLEWLEGKELPGVKALGA, encoded by the coding sequence ATGTCCTTCAAGACCATCGACGACATCAAGGATCCCGCCGGCAAGCGCGTCCTCGTCCGTGTTGACCTCAACGTCCCGATGAAGGATGGCAAGATCACCGATGACACGCGCATCCGTGCCGTTGCCCCGACCATCCGCGACCTGTCGGGCCTTGGCGCCAAGGTGATCCTGCTCGCCCATTTCGGCCGCCCGAACGGCGAGGTCGTGGCCGACATGAGCCTTGCGCCGGTTGCCCCGGCCGTCGCCGCTGTCGTCGGCCGCCCGGTCGCCTTCGCCAGCGACTGCATCGGCGCCGCTGCTGCTGACGCCGTCGCCAAGCTCGGCAACGGCGACATCCTGCTGCTGGAAAACACCCGCTTCCACAAGGCGGAAGAGAAGAACGGCGCCGACTTCGTCAAGGCCCTGGCGGAGAACGGCGACATCTACGTGAACGATGCCTTCTCGGCAGCCCACCGCGCCCATGCCTCGACCGAGGGCCTCGCCCATCACCTGCCCGCCTATGCGGGTCGCTCGATGCAGGCCGAACTGACCGCGCTCGGTGCCGCACTTGGCCAGCCCAAGCGCCCGGTTCTGGCGGTCGTCGGCGGTGCCAAGGTTTCCTCCAAGATCGACCTGCTCGAAAACCTCGTCGGCAAGGTCGACCTGCTCGTCATCGGCGGCGGCATGGCCAACACCTTCCTCGCCGCCAAGGGCGTCAATGTCGGCAAGTCGCTGTGCGAGCATGACCTGGCCGACACCGCGCGCAAGATCATGGCCGCCGCCGAGAAGGCTGGCTGCGAGATCGTGCTGCCGGTGGATGCGGTCGTTGCCCGCGAGTTCAAGGCCGGCGCGGCCAACGAGACCGTCGGCCTCGACGCGATCCCGGCGGATGCAATGATGCTGGACGTGGGGGCCGCCTCCATCGAGACGGTCAAGACCAGGATCGATGGTGCCGCCACACTGGTCTGGAACGGCCCGCTCGGCGCGTTCGAGATCGAGCCCTTCGACCGCGCCACGGTTGCCGCCGCCCGGCACGCCGCCGCCCGCACCAAGGACGGCAAGCTGCTGTCCGTCGCCGGTGGCGGCGACACGGTCGCAGCGCTGAACCACGCCGGGGCAGCAGGCGATTTCTCCTATGTCTCGACGGCAGGCGGCGCCTTCCTCGAGTGGCTGGAAGGCAAGGAGCTGCCGGGCGTCAAGGCACTCGGCGCCTGA
- a CDS encoding flagellar motor protein MotA: protein MARDFDPYSLSSPKAYLSIMIIFLVIVAFIAFILSRQIAVAFMSSPGLNGLIVLVGVFGIFLTFGRVIRLFPEIHWVNGFRIGDPGIEVRRPPVLLAPMATLLGNKVGEMTLTPTTARSILDSIGMRLDEAREIARYMTGLLVFLGLLGTFWGLLQTVGSVGATIQSLDVGSGDANAIFGDLKAGLEAPLAGMGTAFSSSLFGLTGSLVLGFLDLQAGQAQNRFYTELEDWLSTVTAIEPEDRAAPAAAAVPDLDKLQLTLERLQRAIEEGGGKAANQAMANLAEGIQGLVKHVRSEQQMMREWAETQTAQQKRIETLLTSISAAFDRAKE, encoded by the coding sequence ATGGCCCGTGATTTCGACCCCTACAGCCTCTCCAGCCCGAAGGCGTATCTGTCGATCATGATCATCTTCCTGGTGATCGTGGCCTTTATCGCTTTCATCCTCTCCCGGCAGATCGCCGTTGCCTTCATGAGCAGCCCGGGCCTCAACGGCCTGATCGTGCTGGTCGGGGTGTTCGGCATCTTCCTGACCTTCGGACGTGTCATCCGGCTGTTCCCGGAGATCCACTGGGTCAACGGGTTCCGCATCGGCGATCCGGGCATCGAGGTCCGCCGCCCGCCTGTGCTGCTGGCGCCGATGGCGACGCTGCTCGGCAACAAGGTCGGCGAGATGACGCTGACGCCGACGACCGCCCGCTCCATCCTCGATTCCATCGGCATGCGTCTCGACGAGGCGCGCGAGATCGCCCGCTACATGACCGGCCTGCTGGTGTTCCTCGGCCTGCTCGGCACCTTCTGGGGCCTGCTCCAGACGGTCGGCTCGGTGGGGGCCACGATCCAGTCCCTGGATGTCGGCTCCGGCGACGCCAATGCCATCTTCGGCGATCTCAAGGCTGGCCTCGAGGCCCCGCTCGCCGGCATGGGCACCGCCTTTTCCTCCTCCCTGTTCGGTCTGACCGGATCGCTGGTGCTCGGCTTCCTCGATCTGCAGGCCGGCCAGGCGCAGAACCGCTTCTACACCGAGCTGGAAGACTGGCTCTCCACCGTCACGGCCATCGAACCCGAAGATCGGGCAGCGCCGGCAGCGGCAGCCGTCCCGGATCTGGACAAGTTGCAGCTCACGCTGGAACGGCTGCAGCGCGCCATCGAGGAAGGGGGCGGCAAGGCGGCCAACCAGGCCATGGCCAACCTCGCCGAGGGAATCCAGGGTCTCGTCAAGCACGTGCGCTCGGAACAGCAGATGATGCGCGAGTGGGCTGAAACCCAGACCGCGCAGCAGAAGCGGATCGAGACGCTGCTGACCTCGATCTCGGCTGCCTTCGACCGGGCCAAGGAGTAA